A single Methanolobus sp. ZRKC5 DNA region contains:
- a CDS encoding PEF-CTERM sorting domain-containing protein: protein MKKLPLLIALIALFVGTASATPYTADIWDATGTAAIGDLTLKPGDSITLSYRMTAISSVEQGLVLPYATQVAVISGPGATTDINITTPANVTVPLATSYTDVGVITVSLNASAPVGTIYRISIGAGPVLASTEIDSASRYVESISEFPTIALPVAAILGLAFFMQRRKEE, encoded by the coding sequence ATGAAGAAACTACCATTACTTATCGCATTGATTGCACTGTTTGTAGGAACAGCATCTGCAACCCCATATACCGCAGACATATGGGACGCAACAGGAACTGCAGCCATAGGTGATTTGACACTTAAACCAGGCGACAGTATAACCCTCAGTTACAGAATGACAGCCATCAGCTCCGTAGAACAAGGCCTTGTACTCCCATACGCGACACAAGTAGCTGTTATATCAGGCCCAGGAGCAACAACTGATATAAACATAACTACACCTGCTAATGTAACAGTACCGCTTGCAACATCATACACAGATGTAGGCGTAATAACAGTGTCACTCAATGCTAGTGCACCAGTAGGAACAATCTACAGAATAAGCATTGGTGCAGGCCCAGTACTTGCCAGTACAGAAATAGATTCAGCATCAAGATATGTAGAATCAATCTCAGAATTCCCAACTATTGCGCTTCCAGTAGCTGCAATTCTCGGTCTTGCATTCTTCATGCAGCGCCGCAAAGAAGAGT
- a CDS encoding M48 family metalloprotease, with protein sequence MAGLVSLLVIYVLSRQIYLSASKLIMRWYGCEYMSPTEYSDLHYILNELSEKFSIECPKSHIFDSSTPIVFTVGSKKKYDIVMSYGLLELLNNDELEAMLAREMARISEGNVSHNTFVAFVAGIIASFSTVAMWMSMLGGFGQEGDPVPKFIRFVAMGLVMLPAALIVYIGSVDSTLHSDIVAVRTLGSKQYLASALKRVYNDINLNSVEYFNPGHVHLFAMNPVKVNSLYDIHLSLFEAKLDLRQRLKAVDGVDILN encoded by the coding sequence ATGGCTGGGTTAGTAAGCTTGCTTGTTATTTATGTGTTAAGCAGGCAAATCTATCTTTCAGCTTCCAAATTAATCATGAGGTGGTACGGATGTGAATATATGTCTCCCACAGAATATTCAGATTTACACTATATATTGAATGAACTTTCAGAAAAGTTTTCTATAGAATGCCCAAAGAGTCATATATTTGATTCATCGACTCCAATTGTCTTTACAGTAGGTTCCAAAAAAAAATATGACATTGTAATGTCCTATGGACTTCTGGAACTTTTAAATAATGATGAATTGGAGGCTATGCTCGCACGTGAGATGGCACGTATCTCCGAGGGAAATGTGTCCCATAACACTTTTGTGGCCTTTGTTGCAGGTATCATTGCTTCTTTCTCCACGGTCGCCATGTGGATGTCCATGCTTGGAGGTTTCGGGCAGGAGGGAGATCCTGTACCCAAGTTCATACGGTTTGTCGCAATGGGTCTGGTAATGCTCCCTGCTGCTCTGATCGTATACATTGGATCGGTGGATTCAACTTTACATTCAGATATAGTGGCTGTCAGGACACTGGGAAGCAAACAGTATCTTGCTTCAGCCCTGAAAAGGGTGTATAACGACATTAATCTGAATTCTGTTGAATATTTCAATCCCGGTCATGTTCATCTTTTTGCAATGAATCCTGTTAAGGTGAATTCACTTTATGATATCCATCTATCTTTATTTGAGGCAAAACTGGATCTTCGGCAGCGCTTAAAGGCCGTTGACGGAGTAGATATACTGAATTGA
- a CDS encoding PEF-CTERM sorting domain-containing protein has protein sequence MKKIILVLLVAISMMGVAAANPYTADIFNAAGTAPVGDLALKPGDSITLSYRMTDISPVEQGLVLPYVTQVAVVSGTGAASDITITTPANVVVPLATSYTDVGVITVSLNANAPLHTIYRISIGAGPVLASTEIDSASRYVESIPEFPTIALPVAAILGLAFFMQRRKEE, from the coding sequence ATGAAGAAAATTATATTGGTATTGCTAGTAGCAATAAGCATGATGGGTGTTGCAGCTGCAAACCCCTACACCGCAGACATATTTAATGCAGCAGGAACAGCACCAGTTGGAGACCTTGCACTGAAGCCAGGGGACAGCATAACCCTTAGTTACAGAATGACAGATATAAGTCCTGTAGAACAAGGCCTTGTTCTTCCATATGTGACACAAGTAGCTGTCGTATCAGGCACTGGAGCAGCAAGTGACATAACAATAACCACACCTGCTAATGTAGTAGTTCCGCTTGCAACATCATACACAGATGTAGGCGTAATAACAGTGTCACTCAATGCTAATGCACCACTACACACAATATACAGAATAAGCATTGGTGCAGGCCCAGTACTTGCCAGCACAGAAATAGATTCAGCATCAAGATACGTAGAATCAATACCAGAATTCCCAACAATTGCACTCCCAGTAGCTGCAATCCTTGGTCTTGCATTCTTCATGCAGCGCCGCAAGGAAGAGTAA
- a CDS encoding DUF1616 domain-containing protein, producing the protein MLGPNKYTYTQDLKLLLVASLLSIIFILFPPFNEIALIRILFALLIIFFIPGYAFMSALFPSNKEISEIERFTLSVGFSIMIMVFDGFIVSLTEWKFRPNSITISLVILTVIFVLLTYLSRKRLPEDEQFSFSYSAFIQSLNSDEEIHAEVEETKHQNTEIDKRFSASNRKKISSVRKKNRATPTELNTKKIAPEITKALMIAMVLSIIIAGAMFAYAKATREKETFTALYILGPDGKAENYPENISTSNPLHIIAGIENYEHADVNYILQAKLDGIVLDEIEVTLRHEDKWEQELVLTPTKFKQERQKLEFALYKDEVGNFAYRSAHLWVTQMISTEVVETTNSATIDFIQLSNPDMETDEGWTFISSNETSVTGHYLNESGINSSKAFVINSTFEGNMGQWGYDQYNLQQEIYSNRTQDVLLSAYMKDNYAKGTPDKEESQYKRVLLNDVIVWSEGINGDEGWQHLMLPVTIQEGKNTISFVLAQNRNLDLKTIEFAIDEVSFMPLSALSPYVKDDNTVEFDLPISKVLTLVPSVGNNKFTVSWNGTDEGSGIYYYDIDYSTDGTNWNRWISKTTAISAEFEGKQGETYYFRSKAVDNALNEEMEHAVSDTSTKVDITAPTIELDITPNPTSDTTYLTVTSSKPLMEMECKIIPWTFGNSESLKLATTDNIIWTTKYTVKLQDNYNIEVTAKDYANNTAYTFGSLYTDESLEELTIDINPEKTSDDVEITITSSTALKEEPTVIVQDRYGYKLDVTFEGSSDNEYTYTATTEDKDLDYSIRDGTARVKTTAKTVDSLSLYEEETFIIDRVDPTIKSLSPDDGETVNTGNPSIRASYSDDRAGIDKTKIAFQVNGVDVTDDAEIDYSSITYNAVGLENGAVDVRLSVTDQAGNTAVETWTFYVST; encoded by the coding sequence ATGCTCGGCCCCAATAAATACACATATACCCAGGATCTTAAACTATTATTAGTAGCATCGTTACTATCAATCATATTCATCCTCTTCCCCCCATTTAACGAGATAGCACTAATAAGGATACTCTTTGCTTTATTGATCATATTTTTCATACCAGGATATGCCTTCATGTCAGCCCTGTTCCCGAGTAACAAAGAGATATCCGAAATAGAGCGATTCACCCTGAGCGTTGGTTTCAGTATTATGATAATGGTCTTCGATGGTTTTATCGTCAGCCTTACAGAATGGAAATTCAGACCAAATTCAATAACAATATCACTTGTGATTCTTACAGTTATCTTTGTACTTCTGACATATCTTTCCAGAAAACGCCTTCCTGAAGATGAACAATTCAGCTTTTCATACAGTGCCTTTATCCAGTCACTGAATTCAGATGAGGAGATCCATGCAGAAGTTGAAGAGACTAAGCATCAAAACACAGAAATTGATAAAAGATTCTCTGCAAGCAATAGAAAAAAGATATCTTCAGTGCGTAAAAAGAACCGTGCGACTCCAACTGAGCTCAATACAAAAAAAATAGCCCCGGAGATCACAAAAGCCCTTATGATCGCAATGGTGCTTTCCATAATTATTGCAGGCGCCATGTTCGCCTATGCAAAGGCAACCCGGGAAAAAGAAACATTCACAGCACTTTACATCCTTGGCCCGGATGGAAAAGCTGAGAACTATCCTGAGAATATTTCCACATCAAATCCCCTCCACATAATAGCAGGTATAGAAAACTACGAACATGCTGATGTGAACTACATACTACAAGCAAAACTGGATGGCATCGTACTGGATGAGATTGAAGTAACCCTTAGACACGAAGATAAGTGGGAACAGGAACTTGTGCTAACCCCAACAAAATTCAAGCAGGAAAGACAGAAACTTGAGTTTGCCCTGTACAAAGATGAAGTTGGAAATTTCGCATACAGATCAGCACATCTCTGGGTGACTCAGATGATAAGTACTGAGGTCGTTGAAACTACAAATTCTGCAACCATCGATTTCATACAACTTAGTAACCCAGATATGGAAACGGATGAAGGATGGACATTTATTTCAAGCAACGAGACATCAGTAACAGGACATTACCTGAACGAGTCTGGAATCAATTCATCCAAGGCATTTGTGATCAATAGCACCTTTGAAGGAAACATGGGACAATGGGGTTATGACCAGTATAACCTTCAGCAGGAGATCTACAGTAACAGAACACAGGATGTACTGCTTTCCGCTTACATGAAGGACAACTATGCAAAGGGAACTCCGGATAAAGAAGAGTCACAATACAAGAGAGTATTGCTCAATGATGTGATAGTATGGTCAGAAGGAATAAACGGTGACGAAGGATGGCAGCATCTGATGCTACCTGTTACAATACAGGAAGGTAAAAATACAATCTCATTTGTTTTAGCACAGAACCGTAATTTGGACCTTAAAACGATTGAATTTGCTATTGATGAAGTAAGTTTCATGCCACTGTCAGCTTTATCCCCATACGTCAAAGATGATAACACTGTAGAATTTGACCTTCCGATATCCAAAGTGCTCACCTTAGTCCCAAGTGTTGGCAATAATAAATTTACAGTAAGTTGGAACGGAACCGATGAAGGTTCAGGTATTTATTACTATGACATAGATTACAGCACAGACGGCACGAACTGGAATAGGTGGATTAGTAAAACTACAGCAATTTCCGCAGAGTTTGAAGGAAAACAAGGTGAAACATATTACTTCAGATCAAAAGCAGTTGACAACGCCCTGAATGAAGAAATGGAACATGCAGTATCCGACACAAGTACAAAAGTTGACATCACTGCACCAACAATCGAACTCGACATCACGCCAAACCCCACCAGTGATACCACATACCTAACTGTGACATCAAGCAAGCCTTTGATGGAAATGGAATGTAAGATAATACCATGGACATTTGGCAATTCTGAGTCCTTAAAGCTTGCAACAACAGACAACATAATATGGACTACTAAATACACTGTAAAATTGCAGGATAATTACAATATAGAAGTCACTGCAAAGGACTATGCCAATAATACAGCCTATACATTTGGAAGCTTATACACCGATGAATCACTGGAAGAACTAACAATAGACATCAATCCTGAAAAAACATCAGATGATGTAGAAATTACCATTACTTCCTCTACGGCCCTTAAGGAAGAACCAACTGTGATAGTACAAGATAGATATGGCTATAAACTGGATGTGACCTTTGAAGGTTCATCAGATAATGAATATACATACACAGCCACAACAGAGGATAAGGATCTGGATTATAGTATACGTGATGGCACAGCACGGGTTAAAACTACTGCAAAAACAGTGGATTCCCTAAGCTTGTATGAAGAAGAGACATTCATCATTGACAGGGTCGACCCGACCATTAAAAGTTTAAGCCCCGATGATGGCGAAACAGTGAATACAGGCAATCCATCTATCAGGGCTTCTTACTCAGATGATCGTGCAGGCATTGATAAAACGAAAATAGCTTTTCAGGTAAATGGAGTTGATGTAACTGATGATGCCGAAATAGATTACAGTTCTATTACCTACAATGCTGTAGGATTAGAGAATGGTGCGGTAGATGTCCGCCTGAGTGTCACCGATCAGGCCGGAAATACTGCTGTGGAAACATGGACATTTTATGTATCAACATAA